A genomic region of Thermodesulfovibrio aggregans contains the following coding sequences:
- a CDS encoding OmpA/MotB family protein, with protein sequence MRARKRNNNNEEDNIHRWLISYSDFLTLLFTFFVALYALSSMDLIKAEKMTTSLRKVFKVIDEPISFEEDRNKAIIEDLRKLLNDVSGVDIRSGPRGIVITLPDILLFSSGSAELKPEAYEPLTRIAEKLKEIPGKISIEGHTDNIPISSSIYKSNWELSAARASSVLHFLLQKGLNPDRFMIAGYGEYRPIESNETAEGRAKNRRVEIIILR encoded by the coding sequence ATGAGAGCAAGAAAGAGAAACAACAATAACGAAGAAGATAATATCCATCGTTGGCTTATCTCCTATTCGGATTTTTTGACTCTTCTGTTTACATTTTTTGTAGCCCTCTATGCTTTATCTTCCATGGATTTAATAAAAGCCGAAAAAATGACCACTTCTTTAAGAAAAGTGTTTAAAGTTATTGATGAACCCATTTCTTTTGAAGAAGACCGCAATAAGGCAATTATTGAAGACTTAAGAAAGCTTTTAAATGATGTTTCAGGAGTTGATATAAGATCAGGTCCCAGGGGTATTGTAATAACTTTACCGGATATTCTTTTATTCAGCTCAGGTTCTGCTGAATTGAAACCTGAAGCATATGAACCACTCACAAGAATTGCTGAAAAACTAAAAGAAATACCAGGCAAAATATCAATAGAAGGACATACTGATAACATTCCAATAAGTTCATCCATTTATAAATCAAATTGGGAACTTTCTGCAGCAAGAGCTTCTTCAGTATTACATTTTTTACTTCAAAAAGGACTTAATCCAGATAGATTCATGATAGCCGGTTATGGTGAATATAGACCTATAGAATCTAATGAGACTGCAGAGGGTAGGGCAAAAAACAGAAGAGTTGAAATTATAATACTAAGATAA
- a CDS encoding flagellar motor protein yields the protein MDLVALLGLIIGVGAIIAGNIAEGGTTAHLVQVAAAIIVFGGTFGATVLSFPFKDLVTALVSLKFIFFKREADFDRIIETILDLLVIARRRGILALQEELEIIEDPFLKRGISYVIDGVSPSIIKESLSQEIYNYEETIRRAAKVYESAGGYAPTIGIIGAVLGLIHVLKNVTDPSKIGIGIATAFVATIYGVGSANLIFIPIAKRIVNKLEDEILLMELMVEGVLGIEAGMNPYFLRAKLESFVRDRQKERL from the coding sequence ATGGATTTAGTAGCTTTACTTGGGTTAATTATAGGTGTTGGTGCCATAATTGCTGGGAATATTGCTGAAGGAGGCACAACTGCCCATCTTGTTCAAGTGGCAGCAGCTATTATCGTATTTGGAGGAACATTTGGAGCTACTGTTTTAAGTTTTCCATTTAAAGATTTAGTTACAGCTCTGGTTAGTTTAAAGTTTATATTTTTTAAAAGAGAAGCTGATTTTGACAGGATTATAGAAACTATTCTTGATCTATTAGTTATAGCCAGAAGAAGAGGAATTCTGGCTCTGCAGGAGGAACTTGAGATAATTGAAGATCCATTTTTGAAAAGAGGAATTTCCTATGTAATTGATGGAGTTTCTCCAAGCATAATTAAAGAATCTCTTTCTCAGGAGATTTATAATTATGAAGAAACTATAAGGCGAGCTGCAAAGGTTTATGAATCTGCAGGAGGATATGCTCCTACTATCGGTATTATTGGTGCTGTATTGGGACTTATACATGTCTTAAAAAACGTAACCGACCCATCAAAGATAGGGATAGGTATAGCAACAGCCTTTGTTGCAACCATTTATGGAGTTGGCTCAGCAAATCTCATATTTATTCCGATAGCAAAAAGAATAGTCAATAAACTTGAAGATGAAATACTTCTTATGGAATTAATGGTTGAAGGAGTTCTTGGTATAGAAGCTGGAATGAATCCCTATTTCTTAAGAGCAAAGCTGGAGTCATTTGTGAGAGACCGCCAAAAGGAAAGACTATGA
- the miaA gene encoding tRNA (adenosine(37)-N6)-dimethylallyltransferase MiaA translates to MERKIIILLGPTGVGKTEVSIELAKLLNAEIISSDSMQIYRYMDIGTAKPNLEQRQEIMHHMIDIINPWEYFSTGTYIEKVKEIIEDIFQRNKIPLIVGGTGLYLRAMTEGIFEGPDTDWNLRKKLLEEEKAQPGKLYELLKEIDPDYAKKINPADLRRTVRALEVFFKERKNITEFQIKFTKPLPYDFIKIGLTRDRKILYRMIEERVDEMIKKGLVEEVRIVLNLIKKKATGDFPLPALQAIGYKEIAGYLADLYNLEEAIRLTKKRTKMYAKRQFTWFKKEKNINWFDITELHDPQIIAEKIFHFLKKMLNLVTIM, encoded by the coding sequence ATGGAGAGAAAAATTATCATACTTTTAGGTCCTACAGGAGTAGGAAAAACAGAGGTATCAATTGAACTTGCCAAACTTTTAAATGCTGAAATAATAAGTTCAGACTCAATGCAGATATATAGATACATGGATATCGGAACAGCAAAGCCCAATTTAGAGCAAAGACAAGAAATAATGCACCACATGATAGATATTATTAATCCATGGGAATATTTCAGCACTGGAACATATATTGAAAAAGTGAAAGAAATCATAGAGGATATTTTTCAAAGGAACAAAATTCCATTGATTGTTGGAGGAACGGGTCTTTATTTAAGAGCTATGACAGAGGGAATTTTTGAAGGTCCTGATACTGACTGGAATTTAAGAAAAAAACTTTTAGAAGAAGAAAAAGCCCAACCAGGCAAGTTATATGAACTTCTCAAAGAAATTGATCCTGATTATGCTAAAAAAATTAATCCAGCTGATTTAAGAAGAACTGTAAGAGCTCTGGAAGTTTTTTTCAAAGAAAGAAAAAATATAACAGAGTTCCAAATTAAATTCACAAAGCCCCTACCCTATGATTTTATTAAAATAGGACTTACAAGAGATCGCAAGATACTATATAGAATGATTGAAGAGAGAGTTGATGAAATGATTAAAAAGGGGTTAGTTGAAGAAGTAAGAATTGTCTTAAATTTGATAAAGAAAAAAGCAACTGGAGACTTTCCATTACCTGCGTTACAAGCCATAGGTTACAAGGAAATTGCAGGTTATCTGGCTGATTTGTACAATCTTGAGGAAGCAATTAGACTTACAAAAAAAAGAACAAAAATGTACGCAAAAAGGCAGTTTACATGGTTTAAAAAAGAAAAAAATATAAATTGGTTTGATATAACCGAACTTCATGATCCTCAAATAATTGCAGAGAAAATTTTTCATTTTTTAAAAAAGATGTTGAATTTAGTGACTATAATGTAA
- the rpsP gene encoding 30S ribosomal protein S16, which produces MVRIRLMRLGAKKKPFYRVVVADARARRNGPFIEIVGTYNPKTDPPEINLKMDRVNYWLEKGAQPSDTVKKLIERVSA; this is translated from the coding sequence TTGGTTAGAATAAGACTAATGAGGTTAGGTGCAAAGAAAAAACCATTTTACAGAGTTGTTGTTGCCGATGCAAGAGCTCGTAGAAATGGTCCTTTTATTGAAATTGTGGGTACCTATAATCCTAAAACAGACCCACCAGAAATTAATCTAAAGATGGATAGAGTTAATTACTGGTTAGAGAAGGGAGCACAGCCTTCTGATACTGTTAAAAAGTTAATTGAAAGGGTTTCTGCTTAA
- a CDS encoding KH domain-containing protein, with amino-acid sequence MKTLIETMAKSLVDKPEEVKVTEIEGEKTTVYELRVAPSDLGKVIGKQGKTARAMRTILGAAGTKVGKRCVLEILE; translated from the coding sequence ATGAAGACACTCATTGAGACAATGGCAAAGTCACTGGTTGACAAACCAGAGGAGGTTAAGGTCACTGAGATTGAGGGTGAGAAAACCACTGTATATGAACTCAGAGTTGCTCCAAGTGATCTTGGTAAGGTTATTGGAAAGCAGGGTAAAACTGCAAGGGCTATGAGGACCATTCTTGGTGCAGCTGGAACAAAAGTTGGCAAAAGATGTGTCCTTGAAATCTTAGAATAG
- the trmD gene encoding tRNA (guanosine(37)-N1)-methyltransferase TrmD: protein MKFEVLTIFPEVIECYLKHGVVGRALNKGIAEVKVYNLRDFTTDRHRKVDDYPYGGGAGMVMQIEPFYNALRHIKSDGIPRKVILLSPQGRRFSQRIAKEFYKEEKTLTLICGRYEGIDERIKAFVDEEISIGDYVLSGGELAALVIIDSVVRLIPGALGDELSAEEDSFMKGFLDYPHYTRPEEFEGMRVPDILLSGDHKKIALWRKKEALRNTLKNRPDLLKNLSAEDMKILKELCSEINKKILEGVHEPVNN, encoded by the coding sequence ATGAAATTTGAAGTTTTAACAATATTTCCTGAAGTAATTGAGTGTTACCTGAAACATGGAGTTGTTGGACGGGCATTAAATAAAGGAATCGCAGAAGTGAAAGTATACAATTTGAGAGATTTTACAACTGACAGACACAGGAAAGTAGATGACTATCCCTATGGTGGTGGTGCTGGAATGGTTATGCAGATAGAGCCCTTTTACAATGCATTGAGACATATTAAGAGCGATGGAATACCAAGAAAGGTGATATTACTTTCACCTCAGGGAAGAAGATTCAGTCAGAGGATTGCTAAAGAGTTTTATAAAGAAGAGAAAACTCTTACTCTAATATGCGGCAGATATGAAGGTATTGATGAGAGGATCAAAGCCTTTGTGGATGAGGAAATCTCAATTGGAGATTATGTTTTAAGTGGTGGAGAACTTGCAGCATTGGTTATAATAGATAGTGTTGTAAGACTTATTCCTGGAGCACTTGGTGATGAGCTTTCAGCAGAGGAGGATTCATTCATGAAAGGATTTCTAGATTATCCTCACTATACAAGGCCTGAGGAGTTTGAAGGAATGAGAGTACCAGATATTCTTTTGAGTGGAGACCATAAAAAAATAGCTCTCTGGAGAAAGAAAGAAGCACTCAGGAACACATTAAAAAACAGACCTGATCTATTGAAAAACTTATCCGCCGAAGATATGAAAATTCTTAAAGAGCTTTGCTCTGAAATAAATAAAAAAATTCTGGAGGGAGTCCATGAACCAGTTAATAATTAG
- the rplS gene encoding 50S ribosomal protein L19, with protein MNQLIIRSIEERFKKSEIPDFKPGDTVKVHVKVKEGDKERIQVFEGVVIARRGGGLRETFTVRKISFGVGVERVFPLHSPIIDKIEVVRRGDVRRAKLYYLRTKKGKEAKVKEKTDYQKA; from the coding sequence ATGAACCAGTTAATAATTAGATCCATAGAGGAGAGATTTAAAAAGAGTGAAATTCCTGATTTTAAACCAGGAGATACTGTAAAGGTTCATGTAAAGGTAAAAGAGGGAGATAAAGAAAGAATTCAGGTTTTTGAAGGAGTTGTTATTGCCAGAAGAGGCGGAGGATTAAGAGAAACCTTTACTGTAAGGAAAATCTCCTTTGGAGTAGGAGTTGAGCGTGTATTTCCTCTTCACAGCCCCATAATTGACAAAATTGAAGTTGTAAGAAGGGGCGATGTAAGAAGAGCTAAACTCTATTATCTCAGAACAAAGAAAGGTAAAGAGGCAAAGGTTAAGGAAAAGACAGACTATCAAAAGGCATGA
- a CDS encoding ribonuclease HII, giving the protein MNLFAFDESFFAQGYSSIAGIDEAGRGCLAGPIVAACVSFRDNVFIEGIRDSKELTPEQRENLFEQIISNAFVGVGIIDVDIIDRINILEATRLAMIKAYENLGRKVELLLIDAVSLPELKIPQKAIIKGDRKSALIASASIIAKVTRDKIMKDYHEKYSHYGFDRHKGYATKEHLQALKKFGPCPIHRKSFSPVRELMLF; this is encoded by the coding sequence ATGAATCTTTTTGCCTTTGATGAGTCTTTTTTTGCGCAGGGATACAGTAGCATTGCCGGTATAGATGAGGCTGGAAGAGGTTGCCTTGCAGGTCCTATTGTTGCAGCCTGTGTTAGTTTCAGAGATAATGTATTTATTGAGGGGATAAGGGATTCAAAAGAATTAACTCCCGAGCAGAGAGAAAACCTCTTTGAGCAAATCATCAGTAATGCTTTTGTGGGAGTTGGTATTATTGATGTAGATATAATTGACAGAATAAATATTCTTGAAGCAACCCGGCTTGCGATGATTAAAGCCTATGAAAATCTTGGAAGAAAAGTTGAACTTTTACTGATAGATGCTGTTTCCCTGCCAGAGTTAAAAATTCCACAGAAAGCTATCATAAAAGGAGACCGAAAGAGCGCCTTAATTGCCTCTGCAAGCATCATAGCCAAAGTTACAAGAGATAAAATAATGAAAGACTACCATGAAAAATACAGTCACTATGGTTTTGACAGACATAAAGGATATGCTACAAAAGAGCATCTACAGGCTTTAAAAAAATTTGGTCCCTGTCCCATTCACAGAAAAAGCTTTTCTCCTGTAAGAGAATTAATGTTATTCTAA
- the hypF gene encoding carbamoyltransferase HypF: MKRLHIKVKGVVQGVGFRPFVYNLAKSLNLKGYVTNTSKGVTIEVEGERVFDFLSKLQNETPPLAKIYSIDTQELPPNNYQSFEIIESIDDAGFTHVSEDVSICGDCLKELFTPSDRRYLYPFINCTNCGPRYTITMKVPYDRPNTTMAVFKMCPECEREYKDPSNRRFHAQPNACPVCGPSVRLFLKTDGELKELENPIPETIRLIKKGKILAIRGLGGFHLCCDAKNKDAIEELRKRKKRSNKPFALMSPDIKSIEKFCHVSDAEKKILTSLSRPIVLLRKKPDCSLPEALAPNNACLGFMLPYTPLHYLLFYYPSQNSYVSLQPHFEALVMTSGNISEEPIITKNEEALEKLLNVADAFLLHNRDIFMRVDDSVVRELEGKIYFIRRARGFVPKAIPLKEEMPDVLGAGADLKNTFTLIKSSYAIMSQHIGDMENLETLEFYEEVLDNLKSVYRIEPQAVGHDLHPMYFSTQWAKDYAEKKDIPAFALQHHYCHIASLMAEYGLDELFGIAFDGTGYGTDGTIWGSEFLYCTVKDFQRLVHLKPLRLPGGENAIKECSRIAFSLIDDVFGEDIDLIKKLPPAKALDESKIKQILKIKRLTQFSPLSSGMGRLFDGVSSLIGVCHYNTFEAEAAIALESLIDVGMEFSEKDSYSFDLVISSNEPVIIDYKPMIRQIVDDFHKRTPSFISWKFHNSIIKIIIELTQYFREKMGFDSVGLSGGVFQNAYLIRETIKALKKIGIKPLYHINVPSNDACISLGQAYIVGKRLLSHL, translated from the coding sequence ATGAAACGCCTTCACATAAAGGTTAAAGGAGTAGTTCAGGGAGTAGGCTTCAGACCCTTTGTCTATAATCTTGCAAAAAGCCTCAATTTAAAAGGATATGTTACTAATACATCAAAGGGAGTCACCATTGAGGTAGAAGGTGAAAGAGTCTTTGATTTTTTGAGTAAATTACAGAATGAAACACCACCCCTTGCAAAGATTTACTCAATTGATACACAGGAACTTCCACCAAATAATTATCAAAGTTTTGAGATCATTGAAAGTATTGATGATGCTGGATTTACCCATGTATCAGAGGATGTTTCAATATGTGGGGACTGCTTGAAAGAGCTCTTCACACCTTCTGACAGAAGATATCTCTATCCTTTTATAAACTGCACAAACTGTGGACCCCGTTACACAATTACAATGAAAGTTCCCTATGACAGACCAAATACAACAATGGCAGTATTTAAGATGTGTCCTGAATGTGAAAGAGAATACAAAGACCCATCAAACAGAAGATTTCATGCCCAGCCAAATGCATGCCCTGTATGTGGTCCGAGCGTGAGGCTCTTTTTAAAGACCGATGGAGAATTAAAAGAGCTTGAAAACCCCATTCCAGAAACTATAAGGCTTATAAAAAAAGGGAAAATTCTTGCAATAAGGGGACTTGGTGGATTTCATCTATGCTGTGATGCAAAAAATAAAGATGCGATAGAGGAATTGAGAAAGAGAAAGAAAAGAAGCAACAAGCCCTTTGCCTTAATGAGTCCTGATATAAAATCCATAGAAAAATTCTGCCATGTATCAGATGCTGAAAAAAAGATTCTCACTTCCCTTTCCCGTCCCATTGTTCTTTTAAGAAAAAAGCCTGATTGCTCTCTTCCAGAAGCTCTTGCTCCGAATAATGCCTGTCTTGGATTTATGCTACCCTACACCCCCCTTCACTATCTTTTGTTTTACTATCCCTCACAAAATAGTTATGTCTCATTGCAGCCTCACTTTGAGGCACTGGTTATGACAAGTGGAAACATCTCTGAAGAACCAATAATTACAAAAAACGAAGAGGCACTTGAAAAACTCCTTAATGTGGCAGATGCTTTTTTGTTGCACAACAGAGACATTTTCATGCGTGTTGATGACTCTGTTGTGAGAGAGCTTGAAGGGAAAATTTACTTTATAAGAAGGGCAAGGGGATTTGTTCCAAAGGCAATACCTCTAAAAGAAGAAATGCCTGATGTTCTTGGCGCAGGTGCTGACTTAAAGAATACTTTTACACTTATAAAATCCAGCTATGCCATAATGAGCCAGCACATAGGAGACATGGAAAATCTTGAGACTCTTGAGTTTTATGAGGAAGTTTTAGATAACTTAAAGTCAGTGTATCGCATTGAACCTCAGGCAGTAGGACATGATTTGCATCCCATGTATTTTTCAACCCAATGGGCAAAGGATTATGCTGAAAAAAAAGACATTCCAGCTTTTGCTCTTCAGCATCACTACTGCCATATAGCCTCTTTGATGGCAGAGTACGGATTGGATGAACTCTTTGGAATTGCCTTTGATGGAACAGGCTATGGCACTGATGGCACAATCTGGGGAAGTGAGTTTTTATACTGCACTGTAAAAGATTTTCAGAGGCTTGTCCATTTAAAACCTTTGAGACTACCCGGTGGTGAAAATGCCATCAAGGAATGTTCAAGGATAGCGTTTTCTCTGATTGATGATGTTTTTGGAGAAGATATTGATTTAATAAAGAAACTACCTCCTGCAAAGGCTCTGGATGAGAGCAAAATCAAGCAAATACTTAAAATAAAAAGACTTACCCAATTCAGCCCTCTTTCATCAGGAATGGGAAGACTTTTTGACGGAGTTTCCTCTCTAATTGGTGTTTGTCACTACAACACATTTGAAGCAGAGGCAGCAATAGCCCTTGAAAGCTTAATTGATGTCGGTATGGAGTTTTCTGAAAAGGACTCCTATTCTTTTGATTTGGTAATTTCTTCCAATGAGCCTGTGATAATAGATTACAAGCCAATGATCAGGCAGATAGTTGATGACTTCCATAAAAGAACCCCTTCTTTCATTTCATGGAAATTTCATAACAGCATAATCAAAATAATCATTGAACTTACTCAATACTTCAGAGAAAAAATGGGCTTTGATAGTGTTGGATTAAGCGGTGGAGTATTTCAGAATGCCTATTTAATCAGGGAAACAATAAAAGCCCTTAAAAAAATAGGCATAAAGCCACTTTATCACATAAATGTCCCGAGCAATGATGCCTGCATCTCACTTGGACAGGCTTACATAGTTGGTAAAAGGCTTTTGTCTCATCTATGA
- the sfsA gene encoding DNA/RNA nuclease SfsA: protein MRLSLIEYPLNIEKITGYFIRRKNRFVVTAEVNGEIRDCHLPNPGRLWELLIPGQTELVLVKNPEPQQLPFTVLACRKNSNFVLLHTHLTNRVIKTLINEGRISFYKGFKVKAEEVKLSHSRIDLLLEGNGEKLYLEVKTCTLFGEKIAMFPDAVTERGKKHLIELKEMAVRGIKTSVLFVVMSPQVEYFLPAYHIDYEFSKAFMEVKDKVDLKAIALGWDRSFSYVTKVKELKIPYSFIKNALKERGVYLLLIYLEKPELIRIGKLGEIDFPSGYYVYVGKAMDGLFSRIARHKRKIKKLHWHIDYLLNKAKVIKDIPILSDSDIECVVAESLNKICDNPIPNFGCSDCQCSSHLFYFSENPIFRREFVDMVNYYRMDINTLNEKS from the coding sequence ATGAGACTTTCATTGATAGAATATCCTTTAAATATTGAGAAAATAACAGGTTATTTTATCAGAAGAAAAAATCGCTTTGTAGTTACTGCCGAAGTTAATGGAGAAATCAGAGATTGCCATCTCCCAAATCCGGGAAGACTATGGGAACTTTTAATTCCAGGGCAGACTGAGCTGGTTCTTGTGAAAAATCCTGAACCTCAACAACTTCCATTTACAGTTTTAGCTTGCAGAAAAAACAGTAACTTCGTATTGCTTCACACTCATCTAACTAACAGAGTCATAAAAACTCTAATCAATGAAGGTAGAATATCATTTTACAAAGGATTCAAAGTAAAGGCTGAGGAAGTTAAACTTTCACACAGCCGAATTGATCTGCTTCTTGAAGGTAATGGTGAAAAGCTCTATCTTGAGGTAAAAACCTGCACTCTTTTTGGAGAAAAGATTGCCATGTTTCCCGATGCTGTAACTGAGAGAGGTAAAAAGCATCTTATTGAGCTAAAAGAGATGGCAGTGAGAGGTATTAAAACGTCGGTTCTTTTTGTTGTAATGAGCCCTCAGGTAGAGTATTTTCTTCCTGCCTATCATATTGATTATGAATTTTCAAAAGCTTTTATGGAAGTTAAGGATAAAGTTGACCTAAAAGCTATTGCCCTTGGTTGGGACAGAAGTTTCAGCTATGTAACAAAAGTTAAGGAGTTGAAAATTCCTTATTCATTCATCAAGAATGCACTCAAAGAAAGAGGAGTGTATCTGCTACTCATTTACCTTGAAAAGCCTGAATTAATAAGAATTGGTAAACTTGGAGAAATAGATTTTCCCTCTGGTTACTATGTCTATGTTGGCAAGGCAATGGATGGTCTATTCAGTAGAATTGCAAGACACAAAAGAAAAATAAAGAAACTACACTGGCACATTGACTATCTTTTAAATAAGGCAAAAGTTATTAAGGACATACCAATACTGAGTGACAGTGATATTGAATGTGTGGTAGCTGAGAGTCTAAACAAAATTTGTGATAATCCAATTCCCAACTTCGGCTGCTCAGACTGCCAATGTAGCAGTCATCTATTCTATTTCAGTGAAAATCCAATTTTTAGGAGAGAGTTTGTTGACATGGTGAATTATTACAGGATGGATATCAATACTTTGAATGAGAAAAGCTAA